ATCCCGACTACTTCCCGCTGGGCAAAACCGGTCATCACACGGGCCGCGAGAAGAAGGGGGACTGGGCGAAGTACGTCGCCTATTACCAGGGGCAGGTCCGCGAGCTTTGCACCAACTACGGTGAGATCGGCGGCCTCTGGTTCGACGGCTGGTGGGACGCCCCCGACGCCGCCTGGGACCTGGAAGGGACCTACAAGATCATCCACGACCTCCAACCCGGCGCTTTGGTGGGCAACAACCACCATGTAACTCCGTTCCCGGGCGAGGACTTCCAGATGTTCGAGCAGGACCTTCCCGGCGAGAACTCGGCCGGCTTCAACAAGGCCGAGGCGACCACCGCGCTGCCGCTGGAGACCTGTCTCACGATGAACAAGTCGTGGGGCTACAACGCCAAGGACGACCACTACAAGTCGCCCGAGCAGGTCGTGCACGCCCTCGCCGGCGCTGCGGGGAGGGGCGCGAACCTGCTGCTGAACGTCGGGCCGAAGCCAGACGGCACGATCGGCGTGGAGTTCGCCGAGCGGCTGCTGACCGTAGGGCGTTGGCTGGAATCCAACGGCAAGGCGATCTACGAGACCCGCCGGGGACCAATCCCGCCCCAGGCGTGGGGCGTCACCACGGAGCGCCGTCCGACCTTAAACCAGGCGCCAACCATCTATCTGCACGTCCTCAAGCCCGACGTGAAGGAGATTCTGCTCCCCGAATCCCTGATCACGGCCGTCGCCCAGCCGCTCGGGAAGCCGACTCCCCTGGAGAACGCGCCTGCGCCGGGCGGGGTGAAGATTACGATCCCCGACGACGTCCGCGACCCGTATGATACGATCATCATGGTGACGCTCCCCGTCCCCACGCCCGTCCCAAGGTCCGCCAAACTCAGATGATGAGTCTCGGCCGTCCTCGACCCCAGGCAGGAGTCTGACCATGACGGCTGAACTCGACTGGCCGGACGAGGACGAAGTTGGGGACGAAAGCAGCGACGTCGTCGCCCCATCGCGCGACCGCGTCAGCCTGGTTCTGACGGCGTTGACCATCGCCCTGGTCGCGGGGGCGGCCTGGCTCCGGTTCGGCCCAGGGTTCTTTCCCAGGCCGATCCGGGTGGGCGAGCCGATGCCGCCCACCCGGCTGAACCGCCTGAACGACGCGGACTCTCGGCTGTTGCTGGGGGTGGAGGGCCGGGTCCTCTGGCTGGTCTTCGTCTCGACCGAAGGCGATGGGCCAGTCCCCGTGCTGCCGGAGTTGGAGACGGCCTGGAAACGGCTTCGATCCAATCGCCGATTCGGCATGGCGGTCGCGGCCGTTGACTCGTCCGGGCCGGACCGGGCGCGACAGGCGCTGGCGACGTACAAGGGGGAACTGCCGCTGTACGTGGCCGGCCGGGACGCGCCGCGATCCTTCGGGGTCGATCCGGGAGGCGGTCCCTGGCACTTCCTGATCGACCCTCACGGCCGGGTGGCCGCCGTCGCGCGGGGCTCAGGGGCGGAAACGATCAACCGGCTGTCGAAAATGGCCTCGAGTTGGCTCGATGCGATGGCGCCTGCGGCGGACCTCCGATTTCAATTGGTTCGGATGGGGGCGGACGTCGGCGCGGCGGCGAAGGGATGGAATATTGTCGCCAGAGCCCCTCGCGGGTAACGTAAAGAGTCGCAAAGACCTCACCGCCGGCCCCGGCGAACGCGCCGGGGGCCCAGCCGCCCTGCGCGGGCGGCCCGTGCGACGGGGATGAGGCCGGCCCCCCAGGCCAGCCCCTCCGAACGCCCACCTTTTTGAAGAACCAGAGAATCTGGACGGAGTCCTTATGTCCGCCTCCCCGAGTCCCGCGCCGTCCGTCACGCCCCAGCCGACGGGACGCAAGATCAAGCGCGTGGCGATCCTCTTCGCCGGCGGCCCGGCCCCGGCCGCCAACGCGGTCATCTCGACCTGCGCCGCCTCGTTCCTGCAGCACGGCGTCGAGGTCCTCGGCGTCATGAACGGCTATTCGCATCTGGTCGAATTCGCCCCGAACAACCCGATGCAGGAAGGGCGCGACTACGTCCTGCTGACGGGCAAGAAGCTCCGCCGCACCCGCAACACCCGCGGCATCATGCTGGGCACGGCCCGCACCAACCCGGGCAAAGACATCTCCAGCCCCGACCACCTGACCGACGCCAAGCGGACCGCCCCGATGCGGACCGTCTTCGAGGCTCTTTCCTCGCTGGGCGTGGACGCGCTGGTTTCCATCGGCGGCGACGACACGCTCAAGACGGCCAACAAGTTCCGGCTCTTCCAGCAGACGCTGCCGGCCGACGCCAAGAAGATCTCGGTCGTCCACGTCCCCAAGACGATCGACAACGACTACCGCGGCATCGACTTCACCTTCGGCTACTTCACGGCCGTTGAGACTCTGGCCGAAGAGATCCGCAACCTCCTGGCCGACGGCGAGGCCACTCGTGGCTACTTCATCGCCGAGTGCATGGGCCGTTCCGCCGGCTGGCTCGCCTACGGCGCGGCCATCGCCAGCGAGGCCAGCCTCGTGATGAGCGTCGAGGACATGGTCGGCGACCTCATGACCGAGGAGACCGTCACCGATCCCAAGACGGGCGTCTCGACCAAGCGCAAGATCGTGAACATGGACGCCTTCGTCGACAAGATCGTCGACCTGATGCTCTCCCGCGAGAAGCTGGGCAAGGAGTACGGCGTCGTCGTCCTGGCCGAGGGCCTGGCCTCGTTCCTCCCCAGCGCCAACCTCGAGGGTGCCAAGTTCGACGAGCACGGCCACCTCTCGCTGGGCGGCACGAACATGTCCCGGCTGGTCAACAAGCTGGTCGAGGCTCGTTATGAGAAGCGGACCGGCAAGAAGCGGCGGATCACCCCCGTCCAGCTCGGTTACGAGTCGCGCTGCGCCCTGCCGCACGCGTTCGACGTCATGCTCGGCAGCCAGCTCGGCGTCGGTGCCGTCCGGGCCCTGGTTGAGAAGCAGTATGACGGCGTGATGATCTCCACCGCCGGTCAGCTCGACCTCAACTACGTCCCGTTCGAGACGCTCATCGACCCCAAGACCCTCGTCACGGTCGTCCGCTTCATCGAAACGGACAGCGACTTCCAGAAGCTCGTCCGGCTGCTGGAAGCCTCGCAGAACTATTGAGCCTCGACGCGACGAGTTCGAACAAACAACCGGCCGCCGAGCATCGCGCTCGAGCGGCCGGTTTCGCTTTCGAACGACGACCGTCTGCATTACCCTGATTCGTAGGGGCACCCCTTGTGGGTGCCCGATCGCTGCGGACATCCGATGGCGGTTGGGCGCCCACAAGGGACGCCCCTACGAGTTTCCTATTCGCTTTCGCTGAATGCGATCCGAACGAGAACCGCGCTGAAACTCGCCTCAGCCCTTCATGGCCCACTTGGCCAACTCGGCGATCGTCGGGGTCTTTCCCTGCATGAGGAGGCCGGTGCGGAAGATTCGCCCGCCGACCCAGACGCAGAAGACGGCCGTGGCCGTTGTGAGGACGACGGAGAGGATCACCTGCCAGGCCGGCGGTGCGGGCTGCATGGCCATCCGCATGAGCATCAGGAAAGGGCTCGCGGTCGGGAACAGCGACATCCCCACGGAGAGCGGGCTGGCCGGGTTCCGGAGCACGGCCGTCCAGACGAACATCGGCAGCATCGACAGGATCATCACCGGCCACATCAACGACTGGGCGTCCTTCAGGTCGTTGCACGCTGCGCCGATGGCCATATAGAGCGAGCCGAAGACCAGGACCGCCAGGAACAGGAAGAAGACCAGGGCGAGCAGCAGGCCGGGCGAAATCACGTCGGCGTACCCATGGTAGGCCGCGACGGCGTAGCCCGCGCCCAGGTAGAGGATCGCCAGCAGCATCGCCACGCCGACGTTGCCGATCAGCTTCCCCATCATCAGGTTGAACGGCGAGACCGATCCGAGCAGCACCTCGCTGATCTTGCTCATCTTCTCTTCGATGACGCTGTTGAGAAGCTGCGGGCCGTTGGTCATCACGATCATGAAAACGAGGAACAGCAGCACCGCCGGCACCACGGACGTCCGGATCGGATCGACGCGCTTCGCACCCCCGGGGTCGCTGCGTTCGGCGAGCTGGAGGTTCTCCGTCTGCACGGGCCTGCCGAGCTTCTCGGCGACGGCCTGGTCGATGTTCGCCGCCTTGAAGCGGCGGGCGCGAAGCTCGCCGTTGACGACGCTGGTGATCCAGCCGCGGAGCATGTCGTCGTTCGGGTTGTTGGAGTGGTACTGGATCGTCGGCGAGGCGTCCGGACCGTCGCCGACGGGACCGATCACGACGTAGGCGTCCAACTCGCCGCATCGGATGAGGTCGGAGAGATCCAGCTCACGCTCGGCCGGAGTCCGGTCCTTCCCGTAGGGCTCCTTTTCCATCACGAACGCCGGCCTCGTGGGCTTGCCGCCTGGCGACGCAACCGTCGCGTTATAGGCCTCAGCCGCCGTGGCGATGACCGACTTGAACGAGCCTGAGTCATCGACGACCACGAACCGCCTCGGCTTCACGTCCACCTGCTTGCCGGCCAGCACCTGAAGCCCAATCGACGCGCCCATGATGATCGGCAGCGCCAGCAGGCTGATGATGAACGACTTGGTTCGGACCGAGGAGGAGAACTCGTTGGAGGCGACGACCCCGATCTTGCGAAGGTCAAGCGACATGGGCCGGCTCCTCCTGTGCAGGAATCTCTGACGGCGATGCAATTCGGACGAAGATGTCGTTGAGCGACGGCCGGGTGATCTCGAACCGAGTGATCCGCGTTCGGTCGATCAGGGCTCGAAGGAGATCCTGCGGGTCGCCCGCGTATCGGACCTCCTGGAAATTCCCCCGATCGGCGACGTCGCGGACGCCGGGGATGCCGGCGAAGGCGTCGGAGCCGGCGTCGGTCGCGACGCGGATCGTGTCGGCGCCGTAGATCGACTGGATCTCGTCGAGCGTCCCGTCGAGCACCTTGCGGCCCTTGTAGATCATGAAGATCCGGTCGCAGAGCCGTTCGGCGACGGACATGTCATGGGTGGAGAAGACGACGGTCGTCCCCTCCTTGCGAAGCTTGAGGACGGCCTCCGTGAGCACGTGGGCGTTCACCGGGTCGAGTCCCGAGAAGGGCTCGTCGAGGATGAGCAACTCGGGACGGTTGAGCACCGCCGAGATAAACTGGACCTTCTGCGCCATCCCCTTGGAAAGAGCGTCGATCCGCTTGTCGATCCACTCGGAAAGCCGCATCGCCTCCATCCAGCGGTCGATGTCGCGGTCGAGGTCGGGCTGCCGAGCCCCCTTGAGCGCCCCGAAGTAACGCAGCAGCCGGCGGACGGTCATCCGCTTGTAAAGCCCGCGTTCCTCCGGGAGGTAGCTGACCCGGTCATGCGCCGCGCGGGTGTCGCGGTCGCCGAGGACCTCGATCTCCCCTTCGTCGGGAAGGATGATCCGCATGATCATGCGCAGGGTCGTCGTCTTGCCTGAGCCGTTGGGTCCGATGAAGCCGTACAGAGAGCCCTCCGGCACGGTCAAGTCCAGGCGCTGAACCGCCTCGACTTCCCCGAACCGTTTGATGGCTCCTCGTATCGCGATCGCGTCACTCATGTGGAATCCGATCGTCGTTCGTCAACGCGGCCGAGGATTCGTCCCGGACTGTCGTCGTTGACGTTGTCGAGGGGATTCGTCCGGCGGGAACAGATATTGATCCTGCCCATCCGGACGATCTTGACGACCCTGTTCGTCTCTTATAGAAGTAGGTTTTGAGGCTTGGACCAAGGATGAATCCATCAAGCAACCAGGGAAGGTTTGCATGCCTGGCCAAATCGGCGGAACCTGTCGGGCCGTTCTCGCGATCACGGCGACAGTCGTCATGCTCTCGTTGACGGGTGGAGAGTCGGCGGCGACTCCCATCACGCCGTACTATCAGGTCTCGGCAGCGACCGAGTACGCGTTCTGGACCTTCAACGGTCAACAGTGGGCGACGGGCTTTTTTCTCAACATGCCGCAGGGTTTTCCCTCGCAGGCCGGAGACTACGAGTTCCACTGGAAGTGGGATGGCGACATCAACCACACGCAGGTCGACACCTACCATCTTGAAGTGTCGAAGGCGGGGGGAGGCCCGAATTCCACCTATCGAATCGACCCATTGCCGGGTGATCTCCATAATCCCGCCATGACGCTCAACACCCTCGGGCACGTCGTCGGGGGGTCGACATCCGCGAACAGACTGAACTGGGAGGATCCTCAAGGGTTCAACGGCGAGCACGCTTACTACTTCTCACCCGAGACCGGCACGATCGCTCTGAACACACTGAACGGAACGCTCGGCCTGCCGACCTGGGTCAATAACCATGACCAGATCGTCGGCGTTTCCTATACACCGGACGGCTCGCTCCACGCTTTTATCACCCGCCCCGGCGCGCCGGGGCTGGATCTGAACAACCTGATCACTCCTGGGAGCGGATACACGATCATCGCCGCGGACACAATCGAGGACTCAGGACGAATCCTGGCGATGGGACAGGACTCCCTGGGCCGCGACCACATGCTCTGGCTGACGCCGATCTCGGGACTCGACCCAACCTTTCCGGGCGGAGGGGAGACCTATCCCGATCCGTCTCCCACCCTGCCGCCCGACTCGACCCCCGTCCCCGAGCCGACCACGCTGATGACGCTCGTACTCGGAGGTCTCGGCCTGATCGCGCGTGCTCGACGTCGTGGCCGCGGTTGACGTCGCCGTGAAGATCAGGCGACGGGAGGGGGCTGCAGGCCGAAGCTGCATTGTGTCCGCCGCGACGGAGCCTTACGCTAGGGTGCTACGTAGCATCCGAACCGTGAAAAGCTCCGCCGCATTGCAGACGCGGAGCAGCCTGGAGGAGTTCCCCGAGGCATGGCTTCCCCGCTCAACCTGAAGCAACCCGTCAGCTCGGTCGAAGATCCAATGGACAAGACGTGCATCGACACGATCCGCACGCTCGCCATGGACGCCGTCCAGAAAGCCAACTCGGGGCATCCCGGCACGCCCATGGCGCTCGCGCCGGTGGCCTATCAGCTCTGGCAGAAGCACCTGCGCTACGACCCGTCCGACCCCGTCTGGCCGAACCGCGACCGCTTCGTCCTGTCGTGCGGCCACGCCTCGATGCTCCTCTATTCGCTGCTGCATCTGACCAAGGTGCAGGCCGTCGATGAGCGGTATGAGACGCTCGGCAAGCCGTCGGTGAGCCTGGAGGACATCAAGAACTTCCGCCAGCTTCACAGCCACACGCCCGGCCATCCCGAGTATCACCTGACCTCGGGAGTCGAGACGACCACCGGGCCGCTGGGGCAGGGGGTGGCCAACAGCGTCGGCATGGCGATCGCCGAAAGGTGGCTGGCAGCCCGCTACAACAAGCCGGGCTTCGAGGACGTCATCGACTTCAACGTCTACGCCATGTGCTCCGACGGCGACATGATGGAGGGGATCTCGCACGAGGCCGCCTCGATCGCCGGGCACCTCAAGCTCTCCAACCTCTGCTGGATCTACGACGACAACCGAATCACCATCGAAGGCAGCACCGAACTGACCTACGGCGACGACGTCGCCGAGCGGTTCATGGCCTACGGCTGGAACGTCACCCGAGTCGGCGACGCGAACGACCTTGAACTGCTCGAACGCGCCTATCAGGCCTTCCTCCACTGCGACGACCGGCCGACGCTCATCATCGTCGACAGCCACATCGCGTGGGGCGCTCCCAACAAGCAGGACACCAGCGGCGCCCACGGGGAACCGCTCGGCGAAGAGGAAATCCGTCTCACCAAGAAGTTCTACGGCTGGCCCGAGGACGCCAAATTCCTGGTGCCGGACGGCGTCTACGAGCACTTCCAGAAGGGCGTCGGAGCCCGCGGCCAGCAGCTTCGCGAAGCCTGGTTCGACAAGCTGGAATCCTACCGCTCCGCACACCCCGACCTGGCCGACGAACTCTACCGGATCCAGCATCGCGAACTCCCCGACGGCTGGGACGCCGACATTCCGACGTTCCCCGCCGACCCCAAGGGCGTGGCTTCGCGCGAGTCGTCGGGCAAGGTGCTCAACGCGGTCGCCAAGAACCTCCCCTGGCTGATCGGCGGCTCGGCCGACCTTGCACCGTCGACCAAGACGCTCATCAAGGACGCCCCCTCGTTCGACGCCGAGGATTACGCGGGCCGCAACTTCCACTTCGGCATCCGCGAGCACGCCATGGGGGCGATCCTCAACGGCATGTCCACGGTGAAGGTCCGCCCCTACGGCGCTGGCTTCCTGATCTTCAGCGACTACGGGCGGGCCCCGATCCGACTCGCCTCGATCATGGAGCTGCCCGTTATTTATGTGTTCACGCACGATTCGATCGGCGTGGGCGAGGACGGGCCGACGCACCAACCGATCGAGCAACTGCCGTCGCTGCGGGCGATTCCAGGGCTGATCGTGCTGCGGCCCTGCGACGCCAACGAGGTCGCCGAGACCTGGCGGACGATCATCCCGTTCCGCCACAGGCCCACCGCGCTGGTGATGACGCGACAGGCCATCCCGACGCTCGACCGCACGAAGTTCGCCCCCGCCTCGGGCCTGGCGAAAGGCGCCTACGTCCTGGCCGACGCTGAGGGGGGCAAGCCCGACGTGATCCTCATCGGCACCGGCAGCGAGGTCTCGCTCTGTATTGGGGCCTACGAAAAGCTCAAGGCCGAGGGGATCAAGGCCCGCGTCGTCAGCATGCCCTGCTGGGAGCTGTTCGACGAACAGGATCAGGCTTACCAGGATTCGGTCCTGCCGCCTGACGTCCTCGCCCGCGTCTCGGTCGAGCAGGCCTCCACCTTCGGCTGGGAGCGATACGTCGGCCGTCGCGGTGCGATGATCGGCATGAAGTCCTTCGGCGCCTCCGCGCCGCTGAAGGACCTGCTGACCGAGTTCGGCTTCACGGTCGACCGCGTGTACGACGCAGCCAAGCAGCAGCTGGCAGCCCACAAGGGCTGATTCGTCGAGCCTGGCGCGGCGGGAACGACGATGGACGTCTTCTATACGGACCAGTTCGTCCTCCCGCTGCCGCCGACTCACTCGTTCCCGTCCGCGAAATACGCGCTTCTCCGGGAGCGGTTGCTGGCCGAGGCGATCATCCGGCCGGACGAGCTGCACGTCCCCGAACGAGCCTCGTTCGAGGAGATCATCCGCGTCCATGACCCGGACTACTATGCGAGGGTCGTGGAAGGGCGGATGTCGGAACGAGAGGTCCGCGAGCTGGGCCTCCCCTGGTCGCCCGAGTTGGTCGAACGATCGCTGCGTTCGGTCGGTGCGACGCTCGCGGCAGCGCGTTCGGTGCTCTCGGTCTCGAATCCGAACCACGATGGACTCTGCGTCGCCTTCAACCTGGCGGGGGGGACGCACCACGCCTTCCGCGACCATGGAGCGGGCTACTGCGTGTTCAACGACGCCGCGGTCGCTATCAGGGCCATGCAGGCCGAGGGGCGATGTCGTAAGGCAGTCGTCATCGACTGCGACGTCCACCAAGGGGACGGCACGGCGGCGATCTTCGAAGGCGACCCTGACGTCTACACCTTCTCGATCCACGGCGCGAAGAACTATCCCCTGCGCAAGCAGCGCAGTCGGCTCGACGTGGAATTGCCCGACGGCGCCGGCGACGACGCGTACCTCGCCGCGCTGGAACCTGCGCTGGCGACGGCCATCGAGGACTCAGAGGCCGAACTCGCCGTTTATCTGGCCGGCTCCGATCCCTACGAGGGAGACCGACTCGGCCGGATGAAGCTGACCAAAAGCGGGCTCGCCGCTCGCGATCAGATGGTCTTCGAAGCCTGTCGCGACGCCGGCCTCCCCGTCGCCGTGGCGATGGCCGGCGGCTACGCTCGCGACGTTAGAGACACCGCGGTGATTCAGGCGGAGACGGTCCGAATCGCCGCGTCCCTTTCGCGACGGAAGCTCAGGGCCGGCTCAGGCGGCCCATGAAGAGGATCGCGCCCGATTGGGTGTCGCGGATGAGGTAGAGGAAGGGGTGGTCTGCGCGGAAGATCACATCCTTCTGAGGAAGCATCGCTGAGGATCGGACGCCCACCACGGCCGTCGCGGCGGCGGCCTCGGTCCCCTTCTCCTCGACCTCGATGAAGGCCTTATGAACGACGGCCGCGATCGCAGTGTCGCGCTTGCCGGTGATCCCCGAGAAGTCGGCCTTCGCCGGATCGAAGGCGTCGGGCATGCCGAGCGAAGACAGCGTGTTCTTGAGGTCGAACTCCGCCGTCGACTGGAACTTCGGCAGGCTGAGCTTGACCCTGGTCGGCCGCATGTTCGTCGACCACGCCTGGAGATCGCTCGCGTTCAGCGACGCCTCGACGTCGGCCAGTCCGTCCTCCTTCCTCGGGAGCACGACGACCATCACCAGCGAGCCGTCCTTGTAGGGAAGCGTCACAGCCTTCAGGGCGTCGTTCTCGAAGTAGGGCAGA
The nucleotide sequence above comes from Paludisphaera rhizosphaerae. Encoded proteins:
- a CDS encoding alpha-L-fucosidase, coding for MSDRLRSWGGLLGALAIVAGVFGSAPARGQEAQESPNAAAKRWFEDAKFGMFVHWGVYSLLGKGEWVMNNDKIPIAEYRKLPPQFNPVKFDADEWVKLAKAAGMRYITVTTKHHDGFCMYDSKLTDYDVIDATPYAKDPMKALAEACRKNRVKLFFYYSLLDWHHPDYFPLGKTGHHTGREKKGDWAKYVAYYQGQVRELCTNYGEIGGLWFDGWWDAPDAAWDLEGTYKIIHDLQPGALVGNNHHVTPFPGEDFQMFEQDLPGENSAGFNKAEATTALPLETCLTMNKSWGYNAKDDHYKSPEQVVHALAGAAGRGANLLLNVGPKPDGTIGVEFAERLLTVGRWLESNGKAIYETRRGPIPPQAWGVTTERRPTLNQAPTIYLHVLKPDVKEILLPESLITAVAQPLGKPTPLENAPAPGGVKITIPDDVRDPYDTIIMVTLPVPTPVPRSAKLR
- a CDS encoding thioredoxin domain-containing protein, encoding MTAELDWPDEDEVGDESSDVVAPSRDRVSLVLTALTIALVAGAAWLRFGPGFFPRPIRVGEPMPPTRLNRLNDADSRLLLGVEGRVLWLVFVSTEGDGPVPVLPELETAWKRLRSNRRFGMAVAAVDSSGPDRARQALATYKGELPLYVAGRDAPRSFGVDPGGGPWHFLIDPHGRVAAVARGSGAETINRLSKMASSWLDAMAPAADLRFQLVRMGADVGAAAKGWNIVARAPRG
- a CDS encoding 6-phosphofructokinase, which gives rise to MSASPSPAPSVTPQPTGRKIKRVAILFAGGPAPAANAVISTCAASFLQHGVEVLGVMNGYSHLVEFAPNNPMQEGRDYVLLTGKKLRRTRNTRGIMLGTARTNPGKDISSPDHLTDAKRTAPMRTVFEALSSLGVDALVSIGGDDTLKTANKFRLFQQTLPADAKKISVVHVPKTIDNDYRGIDFTFGYFTAVETLAEEIRNLLADGEATRGYFIAECMGRSAGWLAYGAAIASEASLVMSVEDMVGDLMTEETVTDPKTGVSTKRKIVNMDAFVDKIVDLMLSREKLGKEYGVVVLAEGLASFLPSANLEGAKFDEHGHLSLGGTNMSRLVNKLVEARYEKRTGKKRRITPVQLGYESRCALPHAFDVMLGSQLGVGAVRALVEKQYDGVMISTAGQLDLNYVPFETLIDPKTLVTVVRFIETDSDFQKLVRLLEASQNY
- a CDS encoding ABC transporter permease; translated protein: MSLDLRKIGVVASNEFSSSVRTKSFIISLLALPIIMGASIGLQVLAGKQVDVKPRRFVVVDDSGSFKSVIATAAEAYNATVASPGGKPTRPAFVMEKEPYGKDRTPAERELDLSDLIRCGELDAYVVIGPVGDGPDASPTIQYHSNNPNDDMLRGWITSVVNGELRARRFKAANIDQAVAEKLGRPVQTENLQLAERSDPGGAKRVDPIRTSVVPAVLLFLVFMIVMTNGPQLLNSVIEEKMSKISEVLLGSVSPFNLMMGKLIGNVGVAMLLAILYLGAGYAVAAYHGYADVISPGLLLALVFFLFLAVLVFGSLYMAIGAACNDLKDAQSLMWPVMILSMLPMFVWTAVLRNPASPLSVGMSLFPTASPFLMLMRMAMQPAPPAWQVILSVVLTTATAVFCVWVGGRIFRTGLLMQGKTPTIAELAKWAMKG
- a CDS encoding ABC transporter ATP-binding protein, which produces MSDAIAIRGAIKRFGEVEAVQRLDLTVPEGSLYGFIGPNGSGKTTTLRMIMRIILPDEGEIEVLGDRDTRAAHDRVSYLPEERGLYKRMTVRRLLRYFGALKGARQPDLDRDIDRWMEAMRLSEWIDKRIDALSKGMAQKVQFISAVLNRPELLILDEPFSGLDPVNAHVLTEAVLKLRKEGTTVVFSTHDMSVAERLCDRIFMIYKGRKVLDGTLDEIQSIYGADTIRVATDAGSDAFAGIPGVRDVADRGNFQEVRYAGDPQDLLRALIDRTRITRFEITRPSLNDIFVRIASPSEIPAQEEPAHVA
- a CDS encoding PEP-CTERM sorting domain-containing protein; protein product: MPGQIGGTCRAVLAITATVVMLSLTGGESAATPITPYYQVSAATEYAFWTFNGQQWATGFFLNMPQGFPSQAGDYEFHWKWDGDINHTQVDTYHLEVSKAGGGPNSTYRIDPLPGDLHNPAMTLNTLGHVVGGSTSANRLNWEDPQGFNGEHAYYFSPETGTIALNTLNGTLGLPTWVNNHDQIVGVSYTPDGSLHAFITRPGAPGLDLNNLITPGSGYTIIAADTIEDSGRILAMGQDSLGRDHMLWLTPISGLDPTFPGGGETYPDPSPTLPPDSTPVPEPTTLMTLVLGGLGLIARARRRGRG
- the tkt gene encoding transketolase produces the protein MASPLNLKQPVSSVEDPMDKTCIDTIRTLAMDAVQKANSGHPGTPMALAPVAYQLWQKHLRYDPSDPVWPNRDRFVLSCGHASMLLYSLLHLTKVQAVDERYETLGKPSVSLEDIKNFRQLHSHTPGHPEYHLTSGVETTTGPLGQGVANSVGMAIAERWLAARYNKPGFEDVIDFNVYAMCSDGDMMEGISHEAASIAGHLKLSNLCWIYDDNRITIEGSTELTYGDDVAERFMAYGWNVTRVGDANDLELLERAYQAFLHCDDRPTLIIVDSHIAWGAPNKQDTSGAHGEPLGEEEIRLTKKFYGWPEDAKFLVPDGVYEHFQKGVGARGQQLREAWFDKLESYRSAHPDLADELYRIQHRELPDGWDADIPTFPADPKGVASRESSGKVLNAVAKNLPWLIGGSADLAPSTKTLIKDAPSFDAEDYAGRNFHFGIREHAMGAILNGMSTVKVRPYGAGFLIFSDYGRAPIRLASIMELPVIYVFTHDSIGVGEDGPTHQPIEQLPSLRAIPGLIVLRPCDANEVAETWRTIIPFRHRPTALVMTRQAIPTLDRTKFAPASGLAKGAYVLADAEGGKPDVILIGTGSEVSLCIGAYEKLKAEGIKARVVSMPCWELFDEQDQAYQDSVLPPDVLARVSVEQASTFGWERYVGRRGAMIGMKSFGASAPLKDLLTEFGFTVDRVYDAAKQQLAAHKG
- a CDS encoding histone deacetylase family protein; the protein is MDVFYTDQFVLPLPPTHSFPSAKYALLRERLLAEAIIRPDELHVPERASFEEIIRVHDPDYYARVVEGRMSEREVRELGLPWSPELVERSLRSVGATLAAARSVLSVSNPNHDGLCVAFNLAGGTHHAFRDHGAGYCVFNDAAVAIRAMQAEGRCRKAVVIDCDVHQGDGTAAIFEGDPDVYTFSIHGAKNYPLRKQRSRLDVELPDGAGDDAYLAALEPALATAIEDSEAELAVYLAGSDPYEGDRLGRMKLTKSGLAARDQMVFEACRDAGLPVAVAMAGGYARDVRDTAVIQAETVRIAASLSRRKLRAGSGGP